Proteins encoded together in one Struthio camelus isolate bStrCam1 chromosome 19, bStrCam1.hap1, whole genome shotgun sequence window:
- the CENPX gene encoding centromere protein X, with amino-acid sequence MEERDGRAGGFRKETVDRLLRLHFRDGRTRVNGDALLLTAEMLRVFVREAAARAARQAQAEDLEKVDIEHVEKVLPQLLLDF; translated from the exons ATGGAGGAGCGGGACGGGCGCGCCGGCGGCTTCAGGAag gaGACCGTGGACCGGCTGCTCCGCCTCCACTTCCGGGACGGGCGGACCCGAG TGAACGGCGACGCGCTGCTGCTGACGGCCGAGATGCTGAGGGTGTTTGTCCGCG AAGCAGCTGCGCGAGCAGCACGGCAGGCTCAGGCAGAGGACCTGGAGAAAGTGGATATCGAACATGTGGAGAAAGTGCTGCCACAGCTG CTTCTAGACTTCTAG